The Vanessa atalanta chromosome 2, ilVanAtal1.2, whole genome shotgun sequence genome has a segment encoding these proteins:
- the LOC125069825 gene encoding uncharacterized protein LOC125069825, with amino-acid sequence MVEKAEIKPESLLNLDDLLQCPVCYEIPSGQIFQCNEGHHVCGRCKMRLDVCPVCRALFFGTRNYAMEELIANFRKLRAFKLGSKATTGSGSSESSTPAKETTSGECENEVNDDEEGNNPTVTNEPAQRPPQACKGLFRCLCCKNGNGERLPSARLLNHLRYFHAPDLLEGRSENGEYLQAWQFSTVPGKLVTAVRVSDMGIFFLTIEISNNAVYAWLTMAASPWVAHAFNYTVTICGNDREAIFSDCVWSVRSCEGSLKKRGNCLVVKEMDARALIAPAMISGKLSVRRTPPDQLANQSQPRAVLRIANRSNNQNNANNLEPFLQDLQNDVARLSRAFAMLGQEANALVRSEAEIRARIENSSTINQNSSGGRTSESSEPEPQPTVQNDQIINEQSLSRNARRRIRQRLRAALNGPIPPVPPPGPQRHNGPMPPVPPPGPQRRSGTMPHVAPPASHRHNGYASDDAYAYTVVLQPTPPVPPPSSSSGPSQPQAPPANGARNKKKRRHRR; translated from the exons atggTAGAAAAGGCAGAGATAAAG CCGGAATCTCTGCTGAATCTTGATGACCTTTTACAATGTCCAGTATGTTACGAAATACCTTCAGGCCAAATATTTCAATGCAACGAAGGACATCATGTTTGCGGCCGATGCAAGATGCGTCTGGACGTATGCCCTGTATGCCGGGCACTGTTCTTCGGCACACGCAACTATGCAATGGAAGAATTAATAGCTAATTTTAGAAAACTACGTGCTTTT aaattaggCAGTAAAGCCACTACAGGCTCAGGCTCTTCAGAAAGCAGCACACCAGCTAAAGAAACAACCTCAGGGGAGTGTGAAAATGAAGTCAATGATGATGAAGAAGGAAATAATCCTACTGTTACAaat gaACCAGCTCAAAGACCACCACAAGCCTGCAAAGGTCTCTTTCGTTGTCTCTGTTGTAAAAATGGCAATGGAGAAAGATTACCAAGTGCACGTTTACTTAATCATCTTCGTTATTTTCATGCTCCAGATCTACTTGAG ggtCGGTCTGAAAATGGAGAGTATTTACAAGCATGGCAATTTTCAACTGTGCCTGGAAAGTTAGTGACAGCTGTCAGAGTGTCTGACATGGGTATATTTTTTCTGACTATAGAAATAAGTA ACAACGCAGTGTACGCGTGGTTAACGATGGCCGCATCCCCCTGGGTAGCTCACGCGTTTAATTATACTGTTACCATTTGTGGTAATGACCGTGAAGCTATATTTTCAGATTGT GTATGGTCAGTAAGATCCTGTGAAGGTTCTTTGAAAAAGCGTGGAAACTGTTTAGTGGTCAAAGAAATGGACGCAAGAGCACTAATCGCGCCCGCCATGATCAGTGGCAAGCTGTCGGTGCGACGCACGCCGCCCGACCAGCTCGCCAACCAATCGCAGCCGAGAGCCGTCTTAAGGATCGCCAATCGGAGCAACAATCAGAACAACGCCAACAACTTGGAACCCTTTCTCCAAGACTTGCAGAACGACGTGGCGAGACTCTCCCGAGCGTTCGCCATGCTCGGACAGGAGGCGAACGCTCTGGTTCGGTCGGAAGCCGAAATACGAGCAAGAATCGAAAACTCATCGACGATCAATCAGAACTCATCCGGAGGTCGAACGTCGGAATCGTCTGAGCCCGAACCTCAGCCTACAGTTCAAAACGATCAGATAATAAACGAGCAGTCCCTCTCGCGAAACGCGCGTAGACGCATCCGGCAGCGTCTGAGGGCGGCCCTGAACGGGCCCATCCCGCCCGTGCCGCCGCCGGGACCGCAGAGACACAACGGACCTATGCCGCCGGTGCCGCCGCCGGGGCCACAGCGACGCAGCGGGACCATGCCGCACGTGGCGCCACCCGCTTCGCATAGACACAACGGCTACGCGTCCGACGACGCGTACGCGTACACCGTGGTGCTGCAGCCCACGCCGCCCGTGCCGCCGCCGTCCTCGTCCAGCGGCCCGTCGCAGCCGCAGGCCCCGCCCGCCAACGGCGCCCGAAACAAGAAAAAACGTCGCCATCGCAGATAA